Proteins encoded within one genomic window of Coriobacteriia bacterium:
- a CDS encoding ABC transporter ATP-binding protein — translation MIAEVLLEYARADVGYAGAPVVCGANLEVHAGEIVGLVGPNGAGKSTLVRTVTGDAELLGGALNLGGLPAREYSSVARARMVGVVPQQVQPAFAVPARDFVAMGRHAHLSRFASPGEHDREVVDRAMALTDTAHLADKPTDQLSGGDLQRLALAQALAQEPRILLLDEPVSHLDLNHRLQVLDLTRELADSGLAVLAVFHDLDLAARYADRIAVVADGRLGEALPPALAITAEMLSAVFGVRAVVGTDPITGSVSVTPVLREGAVARTQRGRALVIGGSGVAASLMRRLVLAGWHVSAGALNLGDADQLVATALGLEYAAIPPFAPMDAEAQEHVAQLSQEADVVVVAEIPFGNGNVGNLRAAVVAARAGTPVVLVGAIAGRDFAGGEAETLWSEALALGAKAVANHDAAFDTLTERP, via the coding sequence GTGATTGCCGAGGTCTTGTTGGAATACGCACGCGCCGACGTGGGCTACGCCGGGGCGCCTGTCGTATGTGGCGCGAACCTAGAAGTACACGCGGGCGAGATCGTAGGTCTTGTTGGGCCCAATGGCGCCGGCAAGTCCACGCTCGTGCGCACGGTGACCGGGGATGCGGAGCTCCTCGGGGGAGCGCTGAACCTAGGTGGTCTGCCGGCAAGGGAGTATTCCTCGGTGGCCCGTGCACGGATGGTCGGCGTCGTGCCGCAGCAGGTGCAGCCCGCGTTTGCGGTGCCGGCGCGCGACTTCGTGGCTATGGGGCGGCACGCGCACCTGTCGCGCTTCGCTTCGCCCGGCGAGCACGACCGGGAGGTCGTCGATCGGGCGATGGCGCTCACCGACACGGCGCACCTCGCCGACAAGCCCACTGACCAACTCTCCGGCGGCGACCTGCAACGCCTCGCTTTGGCTCAGGCACTTGCCCAGGAGCCGCGCATTCTACTACTGGACGAGCCGGTGAGCCACCTCGATCTCAACCACCGGCTCCAGGTTCTCGACCTGACACGCGAGCTTGCCGACTCGGGGCTGGCGGTGCTCGCCGTCTTCCACGATCTCGACCTGGCCGCGCGTTATGCAGACCGCATAGCGGTTGTCGCCGACGGGCGTCTCGGCGAAGCGCTTCCGCCTGCGTTAGCCATCACCGCCGAGATGCTTTCGGCGGTCTTCGGCGTGCGGGCCGTCGTCGGCACCGACCCCATCACCGGCTCGGTCAGCGTCACGCCGGTGTTGCGCGAGGGCGCCGTCGCTCGCACGCAGCGCGGACGTGCGCTGGTGATCGGCGGTTCGGGAGTTGCCGCGTCACTGATGCGTCGGCTGGTGCTGGCCGGCTGGCACGTCTCGGCGGGCGCGCTCAACCTCGGCGACGCCGACCAGCTTGTCGCAACAGCGCTCGGACTCGAGTACGCCGCGATCCCACCATTTGCGCCGATGGATGCGGAGGCGCAGGAGCACGTCGCGCAGTTGTCGCAGGAGGCGGATGTGGTCGTGGTCGCCGAGATCCCCTTCGGGAACGGCAACGTCGGCAACTTGCGCGCGGCTGTCGTCGCGGCGCGAGCCGGAACGCCCGTCGTGCTGGTGGGGGCGATCGCAGGTCGCGATTTCGCGGGCGGCGAGGCCGAAACTCTCTGGTCCGAGGCGCTTGCGCTGGGTGCGAAGGCCGTCGCGAATCACGATGCTGCATTCGACACGCTGACCGAACGGCCCTAG
- a CDS encoding tetratricopeptide repeat protein encodes MGTLRAASRIGFSAWRSLIPRRDEYVPPKGKANLLPGSPKWNRGWPVIACAFAFAILAASVVAAHLIAHAEYSRSFDSPASIEVRAHAAAIAASVEPWNRGFVARAHLLTLWVEGKDLLEAGDYNAAVDVLDSAYRQDVGNVELLALYQQAQAVQAEETNRKAHLQHGHEGPGGTLLPEDVER; translated from the coding sequence GTGGGCACTCTTCGCGCCGCTTCGCGGATCGGGTTCTCGGCATGGCGTTCGCTCATCCCGCGACGAGACGAGTATGTGCCGCCCAAGGGAAAGGCGAATCTCTTGCCCGGAAGTCCCAAATGGAACCGTGGATGGCCGGTGATAGCCTGCGCATTCGCGTTTGCGATTCTGGCCGCAAGCGTGGTGGCGGCGCATCTCATCGCCCATGCCGAGTATTCGCGAAGCTTCGACTCACCAGCTTCGATCGAAGTGCGCGCACATGCCGCCGCCATCGCCGCGAGCGTAGAACCCTGGAACCGTGGATTCGTGGCTAGAGCACACCTGCTAACCCTGTGGGTCGAGGGCAAGGACCTTCTGGAAGCCGGAGATTACAACGCAGCGGTAGACGTGCTCGACTCGGCGTACCGCCAAGATGTGGGCAACGTCGAGCTTCTCGCGCTCTACCAGCAGGCGCAAGCCGTCCAGGCCGAGGAAACGAACCGGAAGGCTCACCTGCAGCACGGTCACGAGGGACCCGGTGGCACGCTGCTCCCAGAGGATGTGGAGAGGTAG
- a CDS encoding cobalamin-binding protein, whose protein sequence is MPRTKRTRATRTTLILLLAAVLATFSFAGCTASGGPSTVKSDSSAAYPVTLTDDAGRVVTINAEPKRIVSLAPANTEILFALGLGDRVVGVTTYDDYPAEVSGIAKVGDFQTPNLEAIAAAKPDLILATTGVQADMVKRLEALGAVVIAIDPQDLAGVYTDIERVGKATGTASKATSIVEGMKADVVSVQKAVAGKPKVTAFVEIGQNPLYTVGKGTFIDELITLAGGTNVVTEKSYVAYSSEQLIAANPQVYLATKGSSSDPASIEKRAGFDKLSAVKNGRVVILDDNTVSRPGPRLIEGLKQIAMGLHPEAF, encoded by the coding sequence ATGCCCCGTACGAAACGCACTCGCGCCACCCGAACCACACTGATCCTGCTCCTAGCCGCTGTGCTTGCGACGTTCTCGTTCGCCGGCTGCACCGCGAGCGGCGGTCCGTCCACAGTGAAGTCCGACTCCTCGGCGGCATATCCGGTGACGCTGACCGACGATGCCGGCCGCGTGGTTACCATCAACGCCGAGCCCAAACGCATCGTTTCACTCGCGCCCGCAAACACCGAGATCCTGTTCGCATTGGGTCTAGGCGACCGCGTAGTCGGCGTCACGACCTATGACGACTATCCTGCCGAGGTAAGCGGCATCGCGAAAGTCGGCGACTTTCAGACACCCAACTTGGAGGCTATTGCAGCTGCGAAGCCGGACCTCATCTTGGCGACCACCGGCGTGCAGGCCGACATGGTGAAGCGGCTGGAGGCGCTTGGCGCGGTGGTGATCGCTATCGACCCGCAGGACCTCGCAGGCGTCTACACCGACATCGAGCGCGTAGGCAAGGCGACCGGCACGGCATCGAAGGCGACTTCCATCGTCGAAGGCATGAAGGCAGACGTGGTGTCGGTGCAGAAGGCCGTCGCTGGTAAGCCCAAAGTCACGGCATTCGTCGAGATCGGCCAAAACCCGCTCTACACGGTGGGCAAGGGCACCTTCATTGACGAGCTCATCACGCTCGCCGGTGGCACCAACGTCGTCACCGAGAAAAGCTACGTAGCCTACTCGTCTGAGCAGCTCATAGCCGCCAACCCGCAGGTCTACCTGGCGACGAAAGGTTCCAGCAGCGATCCCGCGTCCATCGAGAAGCGTGCCGGCTTCGACAAGCTCTCAGCGGTGAAGAACGGGCGCGTCGTGATCCTGGACGACAACACAGTCTCGCGTCCCGGCCCGCGCCTCATCGAGGGCTTGAAGCAGATCGCCATGGGCCTGCATCCGGAAGCGTTTTAG
- a CDS encoding iron ABC transporter permease, producing the protein MARIDRQPLSYPAVIAALIAVLASAMLVGVAFGAVPLSAGDVIAALGRRFSGSSGGLADTLVVDVRLPRVLIAALVGASLAAAGTLYQALFRNPLADPYILGVSSGAGLGAMVALTATAGATVWRFGAVPAGAFAGALLTMILVVRLASSRGRLEPTSLLLAGVAVSYVLAALTSFIMLVARQQMMALVYWMMGGLSAASWQYVAMIAPMFVLGILLPLLSTRELNLMLLGDERAGHLGLSVERFKLLMLAAASLLTAAAVAVSGLIGFVGLMTPHIMRRIVGPDHRRLLPASLLAGASVLVLSDLAARMVIRPVEIPVGIVTAVLGGPFFIWLLVRGRSR; encoded by the coding sequence GTGGCCAGGATCGATCGACAGCCGCTCTCGTATCCCGCGGTCATCGCCGCTCTCATCGCCGTGCTTGCCTCGGCGATGCTGGTCGGCGTGGCGTTCGGGGCGGTGCCGCTGTCGGCGGGCGACGTGATCGCCGCTCTCGGTCGGCGGTTCAGCGGCAGCAGCGGTGGGCTTGCCGATACGCTTGTGGTGGACGTGCGTCTTCCACGGGTGCTGATAGCCGCGCTGGTTGGGGCATCGTTGGCAGCGGCAGGTACGCTCTACCAAGCGCTTTTCCGCAACCCTCTGGCCGACCCCTACATTCTCGGCGTGTCGAGTGGTGCCGGGCTGGGGGCGATGGTCGCACTGACCGCGACCGCGGGCGCAACCGTGTGGAGATTCGGAGCGGTTCCGGCCGGCGCGTTTGCGGGCGCGCTGCTCACGATGATCCTGGTCGTGAGGCTCGCGTCGTCGCGTGGGCGTCTGGAGCCGACATCACTTCTGCTTGCAGGCGTGGCGGTCTCGTATGTGCTAGCGGCCCTGACGTCGTTCATCATGCTGGTCGCGCGCCAACAGATGATGGCGCTGGTGTATTGGATGATGGGTGGCCTGTCCGCCGCCTCATGGCAGTACGTAGCCATGATCGCGCCGATGTTCGTGCTGGGAATCCTCCTTCCGCTGCTTTCGACGCGCGAACTCAACCTCATGTTGCTTGGTGACGAGCGCGCCGGCCATCTCGGCCTGTCCGTTGAGCGCTTCAAGCTCCTCATGTTGGCAGCAGCATCGCTCCTTACGGCCGCCGCCGTGGCGGTCTCCGGGCTGATCGGCTTCGTTGGACTCATGACGCCGCATATCATGCGGCGGATCGTCGGCCCCGACCATCGTCGGCTGCTGCCGGCGTCGCTTCTTGCCGGCGCATCGGTTCTGGTGCTCTCTGACCTTGCGGCCCGCATGGTGATCCGTCCGGTCGAAATCCCGGTGGGCATCGTGACGGCGGTTCTCGGCGGGCCGTTCTTCATCTGGCTGCTGGTGCGGGGGCGATCGCGGTGA